A genomic window from Onychostoma macrolepis isolate SWU-2019 chromosome 22, ASM1243209v1, whole genome shotgun sequence includes:
- the abi3bpb gene encoding ABI family, member 3 (NESH) binding protein b isoform X3, translating to MKVRINATGDTIVLKFVRPNPDVKLEGYILGYGSSMFSKQFIQLPENGEPYETEIDAEPKYLVAVQPIPTNDVKKHCTGKVNLDKPLHLVIDSVTPTSVLLSWGTYLKTPYEGNIMNDCLEDGHYTIRYRERNRKWIYQTCPTSDTVIDNLKPNTPYEFGVRSNKDDRSGMWSKPVMHNTNMGDKNMQITYKPNRPIVKTLAGTHSSLFPLRPAVVYHNISQPGLPKNTGVNGGPKTSFGSPAARLPIPAKKPNLVGKPGGIADKITGLSQDKASILKPKLPPVTAKPSKPKTASSPTVTAPRFETWENSSVFSSVPASKIDAMGKERYIAPHVVYKTDKKPDEPCSITTSLSYFPEEEAGEQNVTNPPRTPPSNLTVVTVEGCPSFIILDWEKTDNETTEYEVISTTKGPDGEQVSILTTNQTHTAVENLKPESSYEFKVKPKNELGEGPPSEPVTFNTESADPRVSENVSGKDAIWTQFPFKTDSYSECNGKQYVKRTWYRKFVGIQLCNSLRYKIYLSDSLNGKFYNIGDQTGHGEDHCQFVDSFLDGRTGTQLPADQLPTRPGFYRAMRQEPVHFGQIGGNSHITYVAWYECGTPIPGKW from the exons ATGAAGGTTCGAATCAACGCCACTGGGGATACTATAGTTCTGAAGTTCGTTCGACCCAACCCTGATGTCAAACTTGAAGGCTACATCTTAGGCTATGGTTCCAGCATGTTCTCCAAGCAGTTCATTCAACTTCCAGAAAACGGGGAACCCTATGAGACCGAGATTG ATGCTGAGCCCAAGTACCTGGTAGCTGTTCAGCCCATCCCAACCAATGATGTGAAGAAGCACTGCACAG GTAAAGTGAACCTGGATAAACCTCTTCATCTGGTGATCGATTCTGTCACACCGACATCTGTGCTTCTGTCCTGGGGAACCTACTTGAAGACACCCTATGAAGGAAACATCATGAACGACTGCTTGGAGGATGG GCATTACACCATTCGCTATAGAGAAAGAAACAGGAAGTGGATCTACCAGACCTGCCCCACATCTGATACCGTAATCGACAACCTCAAGCCCAACACACCCTACGAATTTGGCGTCCGATCCAACAAAGATGACCGTAGTGGAATGTGGAGCAAACCAGTGATGCACAACACCAACATGGGAG ACAAAAACATGCAGATAACCTACAAGCCCAACCGACCCATTGTCAAGACTTTG GCTGGAACCCACAGCAGCCTGTTCCCACTTCGACCTG CTGTTGTATACCACAACATAAGCCAGCCAGGACTGCCCAAAAACACAGGCGTTAATGGAGGTCCCAAGACATCTTTTG GTTCTCCAGCTGCACGCCTTCCTATTCCAGCAAAAAAGCCTAATCTTGTTGGCAAACCTGGAGGAATAG CAGACAAGATAACAGGGCTGAGTCAGGACAAAGCTTCCATCTTGAAACCCAAGCTGCCACCTGTTACAGCAAAACCATCCAAACCAAAGACAGCATCTTCTCCTACAGTGACAG CACCCCGATTTGAGACATGGGAGAACTCTTCAGTATTCAGCTCTGTTCCTGCTTCTAAAATTGATGCCATGGGCAAAGAACGCTACATTG CTCCACATGTGGTCTACAAGACAGATAAGAAGCCAGATGAACCCTGCTCCATCACCACCTCTCTGAGTTACTTCCCTGAGGAGGAGGCTGGAGAACAAAATGTCACCAACCCTCCAAGAACACCCCCATCCAACCTTACTGTTGTAACCGTGGAAGGATGCCCCTCCTTCATTATTCTTGATTGGGAGAAAACAGATAATGAGACGACag AATATGAGGTTATCTCAACAACTAAAGGTCCTGATGGTGAACAGGTTTCCATTCTGACCACCAATCAGACTCATACAGCTGTGGAGAACCTCAAACCAGAGAGCAG TTATGAATTCAAGGTGAAGCCTAAGAATGAACTCGGTGAAGGGCCGCCCAGCGAACCAGTGACTTTCAACACAGAGTCTG CGGATCCACGAGTAAGCGAGAACGTCTCAG GTAAAGATGCCATTTGGACCCAGTTCCCCTTCAAAACTGACTCCTATTCTGAATGCAACGGGAAGCAGTATGTCAAGAGGACGTGGTACCGCAAATTTGTTGGCATCCAACTCTGCAACTCCCTACGATACAAGATCTACCTGAGCGACTCCCTCAACG GTAAATTCTACAACATTGGAGACCAGACGGGTCATGGTGAAGACCACTGCCAGTTTGTGGACTCATTCCTGGATGGAAGAACGGGCACTCAGCTTCCTGCAGATCAGCTACCAACCAGGCCAG GCTTCTACAGAGCAATGAGACAAGAGCCAGTCCACTTCGGCCAGATAGGTGGAAACTCCCATATCACCTACGTCGCATGGTACGAATGCGGTACGCCAATACCAGGGAAGTGGTAG
- the abi3bpb gene encoding ABI family, member 3 (NESH) binding protein b isoform X1, translating into MKVRINATGDTIVLKFVRPNPDVKLEGYILGYGSSMFSKQFIQLPENGEPYETEIDAEPKYLVAVQPIPTNDVKKHCTGKVNLDKPLHLVIDSVTPTSVLLSWGTYLKTPYEGNIMNDCLEDGHYTIRYRERNRKWIYQTCPTSDTVIDNLKPNTPYEFGVRSNKDDRSGMWSKPVMHNTNMGDKNMQITYKPNRPIVKTLAGTHSSLFPLRPAVVYHNISQPGLPKNTGVNGGPKTSFAPPMGQQGTVAAPRANEPKWPQLPLDSDSHVRNDSSQLVEILPIIPQLLSTKPSRPSVTPTPYSLPSSTRTPPHGHSQTSAPRAAQMPHSSSANGEHHKGLSLPKPAIWSRTRMGSPAARLPIPAKKPNLVGKPGGIADKITGLSQDKASILKPKLPPVTAKPSKPKTASSPTVTAPRFETWENSSVFSSVPASKIDAMGKERYIAPHVVYKTDKKPDEPCSITTSLSYFPEEEAGEQNVTNPPRTPPSNLTVVTVEGCPSFIILDWEKTDNETTEYEVISTTKGPDGEQVSILTTNQTHTAVENLKPESSYEFKVKPKNELGEGPPSEPVTFNTESADPRVSENVSGKDAIWTQFPFKTDSYSECNGKQYVKRTWYRKFVGIQLCNSLRYKIYLSDSLNGKFYNIGDQTGHGEDHCQFVDSFLDGRTGTQLPADQLPTRPGFYRAMRQEPVHFGQIGGNSHITYVAWYECGTPIPGKW; encoded by the exons ATGAAGGTTCGAATCAACGCCACTGGGGATACTATAGTTCTGAAGTTCGTTCGACCCAACCCTGATGTCAAACTTGAAGGCTACATCTTAGGCTATGGTTCCAGCATGTTCTCCAAGCAGTTCATTCAACTTCCAGAAAACGGGGAACCCTATGAGACCGAGATTG ATGCTGAGCCCAAGTACCTGGTAGCTGTTCAGCCCATCCCAACCAATGATGTGAAGAAGCACTGCACAG GTAAAGTGAACCTGGATAAACCTCTTCATCTGGTGATCGATTCTGTCACACCGACATCTGTGCTTCTGTCCTGGGGAACCTACTTGAAGACACCCTATGAAGGAAACATCATGAACGACTGCTTGGAGGATGG GCATTACACCATTCGCTATAGAGAAAGAAACAGGAAGTGGATCTACCAGACCTGCCCCACATCTGATACCGTAATCGACAACCTCAAGCCCAACACACCCTACGAATTTGGCGTCCGATCCAACAAAGATGACCGTAGTGGAATGTGGAGCAAACCAGTGATGCACAACACCAACATGGGAG ACAAAAACATGCAGATAACCTACAAGCCCAACCGACCCATTGTCAAGACTTTG GCTGGAACCCACAGCAGCCTGTTCCCACTTCGACCTG CTGTTGTATACCACAACATAAGCCAGCCAGGACTGCCCAAAAACACAGGCGTTAATGGAGGTCCCAAGACATCTTTTG CGCCACCAATGGGCCAGCAAGGAACTGTGGCTGCTCCAAGAGCCAATGAGCCAAAATGGCCTCAGCTCCCATTGG ATTCAGACAGCCATGTTAGAAATGACTCCTCTCAGCTGGTGGAGATCCTTCCCATCATTCCCCAACTCCTATCCACTAAACCCTCCCGTCCTTCGGTCACTCCTACCCCCTATTCCTTACCCAGCAGTACCCGGACACCCCCACACGGACACTCCCAAACCAGTGCACCTAGAGCCGCTCAGATGCCACATAGTTCCTCTG CTAACGGTGAGCACCATAAGGGACTTTCTCTCCCCAAACCAGCCATATGGTCCAGAACAAGAATGG GTTCTCCAGCTGCACGCCTTCCTATTCCAGCAAAAAAGCCTAATCTTGTTGGCAAACCTGGAGGAATAG CAGACAAGATAACAGGGCTGAGTCAGGACAAAGCTTCCATCTTGAAACCCAAGCTGCCACCTGTTACAGCAAAACCATCCAAACCAAAGACAGCATCTTCTCCTACAGTGACAG CACCCCGATTTGAGACATGGGAGAACTCTTCAGTATTCAGCTCTGTTCCTGCTTCTAAAATTGATGCCATGGGCAAAGAACGCTACATTG CTCCACATGTGGTCTACAAGACAGATAAGAAGCCAGATGAACCCTGCTCCATCACCACCTCTCTGAGTTACTTCCCTGAGGAGGAGGCTGGAGAACAAAATGTCACCAACCCTCCAAGAACACCCCCATCCAACCTTACTGTTGTAACCGTGGAAGGATGCCCCTCCTTCATTATTCTTGATTGGGAGAAAACAGATAATGAGACGACag AATATGAGGTTATCTCAACAACTAAAGGTCCTGATGGTGAACAGGTTTCCATTCTGACCACCAATCAGACTCATACAGCTGTGGAGAACCTCAAACCAGAGAGCAG TTATGAATTCAAGGTGAAGCCTAAGAATGAACTCGGTGAAGGGCCGCCCAGCGAACCAGTGACTTTCAACACAGAGTCTG CGGATCCACGAGTAAGCGAGAACGTCTCAG GTAAAGATGCCATTTGGACCCAGTTCCCCTTCAAAACTGACTCCTATTCTGAATGCAACGGGAAGCAGTATGTCAAGAGGACGTGGTACCGCAAATTTGTTGGCATCCAACTCTGCAACTCCCTACGATACAAGATCTACCTGAGCGACTCCCTCAACG GTAAATTCTACAACATTGGAGACCAGACGGGTCATGGTGAAGACCACTGCCAGTTTGTGGACTCATTCCTGGATGGAAGAACGGGCACTCAGCTTCCTGCAGATCAGCTACCAACCAGGCCAG GCTTCTACAGAGCAATGAGACAAGAGCCAGTCCACTTCGGCCAGATAGGTGGAAACTCCCATATCACCTACGTCGCATGGTACGAATGCGGTACGCCAATACCAGGGAAGTGGTAG
- the abi3bpb gene encoding ABI family, member 3 (NESH) binding protein b isoform X2, which produces MKVRINATGDTIVLKFVRPNPDVKLEGYILGYGSSMFSKQFIQLPENGEPYETEIDAEPKYLVAVQPIPTNDVKKHCTGKVNLDKPLHLVIDSVTPTSVLLSWGTYLKTPYEGNIMNDCLEDGHYTIRYRERNRKWIYQTCPTSDTVIDNLKPNTPYEFGVRSNKDDRSGMWSKPVMHNTNMGDKNMQITYKPNRPIVKTLAGTHSSLFPLRPAVVYHNISQPGLPKNTGVNGGPKTSFGKSIRRDSISSLPPKPVDSVLTVTTRNQTSLGRYPFSLSNGMRPSSPRLGDSSGRYGANGEHHKGLSLPKPAIWSRTRMGSPAARLPIPAKKPNLVGKPGGIADKITGLSQDKASILKPKLPPVTAKPSKPKTASSPTVTAPRFETWENSSVFSSVPASKIDAMGKERYIAPHVVYKTDKKPDEPCSITTSLSYFPEEEAGEQNVTNPPRTPPSNLTVVTVEGCPSFIILDWEKTDNETTEYEVISTTKGPDGEQVSILTTNQTHTAVENLKPESSYEFKVKPKNELGEGPPSEPVTFNTESADPRVSENVSGKDAIWTQFPFKTDSYSECNGKQYVKRTWYRKFVGIQLCNSLRYKIYLSDSLNGKFYNIGDQTGHGEDHCQFVDSFLDGRTGTQLPADQLPTRPGFYRAMRQEPVHFGQIGGNSHITYVAWYECGTPIPGKW; this is translated from the exons ATGAAGGTTCGAATCAACGCCACTGGGGATACTATAGTTCTGAAGTTCGTTCGACCCAACCCTGATGTCAAACTTGAAGGCTACATCTTAGGCTATGGTTCCAGCATGTTCTCCAAGCAGTTCATTCAACTTCCAGAAAACGGGGAACCCTATGAGACCGAGATTG ATGCTGAGCCCAAGTACCTGGTAGCTGTTCAGCCCATCCCAACCAATGATGTGAAGAAGCACTGCACAG GTAAAGTGAACCTGGATAAACCTCTTCATCTGGTGATCGATTCTGTCACACCGACATCTGTGCTTCTGTCCTGGGGAACCTACTTGAAGACACCCTATGAAGGAAACATCATGAACGACTGCTTGGAGGATGG GCATTACACCATTCGCTATAGAGAAAGAAACAGGAAGTGGATCTACCAGACCTGCCCCACATCTGATACCGTAATCGACAACCTCAAGCCCAACACACCCTACGAATTTGGCGTCCGATCCAACAAAGATGACCGTAGTGGAATGTGGAGCAAACCAGTGATGCACAACACCAACATGGGAG ACAAAAACATGCAGATAACCTACAAGCCCAACCGACCCATTGTCAAGACTTTG GCTGGAACCCACAGCAGCCTGTTCCCACTTCGACCTG CTGTTGTATACCACAACATAAGCCAGCCAGGACTGCCCAAAAACACAGGCGTTAATGGAGGTCCCAAGACATCTTTTG GTAAGAGCATCCGGAGAGACTCCATCTCTTCTCTTCCACCCAAACCCGTCGATTCAGTCTTAACAGTGACCACCAGGAACCAGACGTCACTGGGCAGAtaccctttctctctctctaatggCATGAGACCTTCTTCCCCCAGGCTTGGTGACTCCTCCGGAAGATATGGGG CTAACGGTGAGCACCATAAGGGACTTTCTCTCCCCAAACCAGCCATATGGTCCAGAACAAGAATGG GTTCTCCAGCTGCACGCCTTCCTATTCCAGCAAAAAAGCCTAATCTTGTTGGCAAACCTGGAGGAATAG CAGACAAGATAACAGGGCTGAGTCAGGACAAAGCTTCCATCTTGAAACCCAAGCTGCCACCTGTTACAGCAAAACCATCCAAACCAAAGACAGCATCTTCTCCTACAGTGACAG CACCCCGATTTGAGACATGGGAGAACTCTTCAGTATTCAGCTCTGTTCCTGCTTCTAAAATTGATGCCATGGGCAAAGAACGCTACATTG CTCCACATGTGGTCTACAAGACAGATAAGAAGCCAGATGAACCCTGCTCCATCACCACCTCTCTGAGTTACTTCCCTGAGGAGGAGGCTGGAGAACAAAATGTCACCAACCCTCCAAGAACACCCCCATCCAACCTTACTGTTGTAACCGTGGAAGGATGCCCCTCCTTCATTATTCTTGATTGGGAGAAAACAGATAATGAGACGACag AATATGAGGTTATCTCAACAACTAAAGGTCCTGATGGTGAACAGGTTTCCATTCTGACCACCAATCAGACTCATACAGCTGTGGAGAACCTCAAACCAGAGAGCAG TTATGAATTCAAGGTGAAGCCTAAGAATGAACTCGGTGAAGGGCCGCCCAGCGAACCAGTGACTTTCAACACAGAGTCTG CGGATCCACGAGTAAGCGAGAACGTCTCAG GTAAAGATGCCATTTGGACCCAGTTCCCCTTCAAAACTGACTCCTATTCTGAATGCAACGGGAAGCAGTATGTCAAGAGGACGTGGTACCGCAAATTTGTTGGCATCCAACTCTGCAACTCCCTACGATACAAGATCTACCTGAGCGACTCCCTCAACG GTAAATTCTACAACATTGGAGACCAGACGGGTCATGGTGAAGACCACTGCCAGTTTGTGGACTCATTCCTGGATGGAAGAACGGGCACTCAGCTTCCTGCAGATCAGCTACCAACCAGGCCAG GCTTCTACAGAGCAATGAGACAAGAGCCAGTCCACTTCGGCCAGATAGGTGGAAACTCCCATATCACCTACGTCGCATGGTACGAATGCGGTACGCCAATACCAGGGAAGTGGTAG
- the abi3bpb gene encoding ABI family, member 3 (NESH) binding protein b isoform X4, which translates to MKVRINATGDTIVLKFVRPNPDVKLEGYILGYGSSMFSKQFIQLPENGEPYETEIDAEPKYLVAVQPIPTNDVKKHCTGKVNLDKPLHLVIDSVTPTSVLLSWGTYLKTPYEGNIMNDCLEDGHYTIRYRERNRKWIYQTCPTSDTVIDNLKPNTPYEFGVRSNKDDRSGMWSKPVMHNTNMGDKNMQITYKPNRPIVKTLAGTHSSLFPLRPAVVYHNISQPGLPKNTGVNGGPKTSFGSPAARLPIPAKKPNLVGKPGGIDKITGLSQDKASILKPKLPPVTAKPSKPKTASSPTVTAPRFETWENSSVFSSVPASKIDAMGKERYIAPHVVYKTDKKPDEPCSITTSLSYFPEEEAGEQNVTNPPRTPPSNLTVVTVEGCPSFIILDWEKTDNETTEYEVISTTKGPDGEQVSILTTNQTHTAVENLKPESSYEFKVKPKNELGEGPPSEPVTFNTESADPRVSENVSGKDAIWTQFPFKTDSYSECNGKQYVKRTWYRKFVGIQLCNSLRYKIYLSDSLNGKFYNIGDQTGHGEDHCQFVDSFLDGRTGTQLPADQLPTRPGFYRAMRQEPVHFGQIGGNSHITYVAWYECGTPIPGKW; encoded by the exons ATGAAGGTTCGAATCAACGCCACTGGGGATACTATAGTTCTGAAGTTCGTTCGACCCAACCCTGATGTCAAACTTGAAGGCTACATCTTAGGCTATGGTTCCAGCATGTTCTCCAAGCAGTTCATTCAACTTCCAGAAAACGGGGAACCCTATGAGACCGAGATTG ATGCTGAGCCCAAGTACCTGGTAGCTGTTCAGCCCATCCCAACCAATGATGTGAAGAAGCACTGCACAG GTAAAGTGAACCTGGATAAACCTCTTCATCTGGTGATCGATTCTGTCACACCGACATCTGTGCTTCTGTCCTGGGGAACCTACTTGAAGACACCCTATGAAGGAAACATCATGAACGACTGCTTGGAGGATGG GCATTACACCATTCGCTATAGAGAAAGAAACAGGAAGTGGATCTACCAGACCTGCCCCACATCTGATACCGTAATCGACAACCTCAAGCCCAACACACCCTACGAATTTGGCGTCCGATCCAACAAAGATGACCGTAGTGGAATGTGGAGCAAACCAGTGATGCACAACACCAACATGGGAG ACAAAAACATGCAGATAACCTACAAGCCCAACCGACCCATTGTCAAGACTTTG GCTGGAACCCACAGCAGCCTGTTCCCACTTCGACCTG CTGTTGTATACCACAACATAAGCCAGCCAGGACTGCCCAAAAACACAGGCGTTAATGGAGGTCCCAAGACATCTTTTG GTTCTCCAGCTGCACGCCTTCCTATTCCAGCAAAAAAGCCTAATCTTGTTGGCAAACCTGGAGGAATAG ACAAGATAACAGGGCTGAGTCAGGACAAAGCTTCCATCTTGAAACCCAAGCTGCCACCTGTTACAGCAAAACCATCCAAACCAAAGACAGCATCTTCTCCTACAGTGACAG CACCCCGATTTGAGACATGGGAGAACTCTTCAGTATTCAGCTCTGTTCCTGCTTCTAAAATTGATGCCATGGGCAAAGAACGCTACATTG CTCCACATGTGGTCTACAAGACAGATAAGAAGCCAGATGAACCCTGCTCCATCACCACCTCTCTGAGTTACTTCCCTGAGGAGGAGGCTGGAGAACAAAATGTCACCAACCCTCCAAGAACACCCCCATCCAACCTTACTGTTGTAACCGTGGAAGGATGCCCCTCCTTCATTATTCTTGATTGGGAGAAAACAGATAATGAGACGACag AATATGAGGTTATCTCAACAACTAAAGGTCCTGATGGTGAACAGGTTTCCATTCTGACCACCAATCAGACTCATACAGCTGTGGAGAACCTCAAACCAGAGAGCAG TTATGAATTCAAGGTGAAGCCTAAGAATGAACTCGGTGAAGGGCCGCCCAGCGAACCAGTGACTTTCAACACAGAGTCTG CGGATCCACGAGTAAGCGAGAACGTCTCAG GTAAAGATGCCATTTGGACCCAGTTCCCCTTCAAAACTGACTCCTATTCTGAATGCAACGGGAAGCAGTATGTCAAGAGGACGTGGTACCGCAAATTTGTTGGCATCCAACTCTGCAACTCCCTACGATACAAGATCTACCTGAGCGACTCCCTCAACG GTAAATTCTACAACATTGGAGACCAGACGGGTCATGGTGAAGACCACTGCCAGTTTGTGGACTCATTCCTGGATGGAAGAACGGGCACTCAGCTTCCTGCAGATCAGCTACCAACCAGGCCAG GCTTCTACAGAGCAATGAGACAAGAGCCAGTCCACTTCGGCCAGATAGGTGGAAACTCCCATATCACCTACGTCGCATGGTACGAATGCGGTACGCCAATACCAGGGAAGTGGTAG